The Arabidopsis thaliana chromosome 5, partial sequence genomic interval ATTGTTAACGCACcgttctcgaactcaaactatgattctagagtaaccggtggcgttccgcGAAATTCTCTATACTTAAAGCTAAGATAACCAGAGAAGCCGATAAATCCTATGCTAAAGCATGCATTGTTAATaagcttgattagttcacctagtatctaaaccagagcccttctatgagcatacctgttctttcttaaatgcctaggctcatctatgatagttcaaataacaagtacctatggtgggcatacctattatctaatatcaagttctaggtgagcaatctaaaactagcaataagaataatcaagatgaagaactttaagaataatcctaaggggttttcgatctactaatccatctaaGTCCCTATTGAGAgtccctaaacccaacaaggtgattactcaAACATGataatagaaacacaaatcataatctgaatagtttgcattgatgaattaagaataataGTAATTGAGTTCAGAATCCTCCCTAAaggattggattcttctctcaaaaatgtgtaacaaaaactaaaaacaaaacttaggtTTAACAATGACCAAACAATTAGGTATATTCGTGACTAAAAACGTGCAGGGACTACTTTGCAAATAAGGAAGACTTCAGGGCTTCTCAAAGACTTGGTAGAAAACGAAAATTCCCTTGGCAGCAAtaagagtgtcgatcgacactggtgtagtgtcgatcgacaccagctTCTAAAAAACGTCCTTCAAGATCTTCGTTGCtgaaaagcttccaaaattcCTTATTGTGCTCCAAAGTTTCCAGATGTGTAAGTGTACCTGAAATGACTCAAAGCATacgaaaaagactagaaagactctaaaaacattatgaaactatgttagaaatcagtaaaaaccaAGACATATCAAATAGTCAAGGCAATACACAAGAGAATCTCATGTATGCTAACGCAGATGGAAGTAGATACAGAGGacgaggaggaagaggaaacaGAGGACGAGGTAGAGGAAGAAGCAATTATCAAACCGATCAAGAACAAaccaaggagaagaaagaaaagagtaacGTGATCTGTTATCGGTGCGATAAACTAGAACATTATGCATCAGTATGTCCCGATagaaaacagaatcaacaagAAGCTAATAATGTGGAGACAATTGAGGCCGATGAAGCCCTTTACATGCATGAAATCGTGTATCTCAATGAAGAGAATCTAATACCAAGGAagtatgaaaaataaaaaactgagGAAGGAACTTGGTATCTAAACAATGGTGCGAGCAATCACATGACTGGTGTGAGATCATTCTTCTCGGAGTTGAATGAAAACATTAGAGGAAAGCTGAAGTTTGGAGATGGATCATGTGTGGACATTGGAGGTAAGGGGTCAATTATCTTCGAAGGAAAGAATGGGGAACAAACACTCTTACCCGACATCTATTTCATCCCTGACCTTAGAAGTAACATTCTTAGCTTAGGACAAGCATatgttaataatttaaaacccctttttaaacttttgtaaatcatttaaaaaccttttacaatagttttacaagatttacaagagttttttaagagttttaaaaggatttacaagaatttttaaacctttgtaaatccttttaaaatctttttaaaactcttataaagtctttacaatcattttttaactcttagaaaaaaagttgtaagtatttaaaacatttataactatttttgaacgattttataacttttatgaacctttacaaaaggttttaaaaaaatttacaagagtttttattggattttaaaactcttgtaaatcttttaaaaactattgtaaatcatttaaaacccttgtaaaccatttaaaaattctttaaaaactcttgtaacccctttaataatttttgaactattttaaaactcttgtaaacctttacaaaaaggttttaaaaagatttacaagagtttttaaagggtctTCTTGAAAATTCTTTAaagatcttttaaaaacccttgtaaatcttttaaaacccttttaaaccctttaaaaatctcttataaatctcttaaaactctttaaaaatccattgtaaatcttttaaaacacttttaaagcctttaaaaatcttttaaaaactcttgtaaatcttttaaagccctttaaaaatcttttgaaaattttttaaaactctttaaaaatcccttgtaaatcttttaaaatctcttgtaaatttatttcccgccaaaaaaaaatttcgattggaaactttttttcgaattttttggcagaaaatttattttggaatattgcaagcaaaaaaaatattaacatttcattttgttaatctaaaacaatttttaaatagaGATAAAATGaccattaaaaatttaaagaggctataaataaaaatttaatgtggaaatgatatttttaacaattatttttgttttttctgtcAAATGACGaagagaattgtttttttttgtgatttctgAGGAATTGGATGTTAGTCTGTCAAATGACGAAGAGAATTGgggtttctcttttttttttttttttgtgatttctgAAGAATGGGATGATAGTGCAAACACGGATTTCCCCAATCTATAACTAGACTTCCAAAAaccttttcagttttcaacATCGAAATTTCTcctatttgttatttttaaaacatttggggctatttattattttcttaaaagtatagataattataagaaaaagggTCTCAAACGCTCATCATCCTCAATCGACGCAGATAGTTCCAccaattagggttttcgtCCGCCAGAATTTCCAGGTAGGTGAACTCTCTCTGTTCCTCTTCCCCAATTCGTCTCTCTTCAATCTCAGATAGAGTTacgattttttcttgttctaaaaccctaaaaagttTTCGATTACGAGTCGATTGAAATTTTACTCCTTTTGAACAGAGACGTATCTTGAATCTAGACATGGGATCTCATGAGCAATCGCCTGAGAATAACGGTTCGAGCACTGTATCGAAGAAAGTTGCTGATATTTGGCAACGAATGAACGAAGGAGTTCCAAATAAACGTGTCAATTTCGTCTCAACCGCTTTGCCCGCTAAAAACTCAGCTAATAGCGTGAGATTTTTATCTACTCTCTCTGcgttttgattcttttcttaCGTTTGGGATTTTGAAtgtgtttttcaaaaaaaatttgcagAATTGGAAAAGTTATCTCGGTGtgaatgtgaagaagaaggatactTGTGTTTCTGATGTACAGAAGAGTGTTTTGAATCATAGCTGTAGTGAGGAGGCTAAGAGTATTGCTGCAGCCGCTTTAGCTGCGGTGCGAAACGCAACTGTAACGGCTGCAGCTGCATCGAGCCGGGGCAAGATTGAGGTTAGAAAAgttttatgtttgaatttgtgtgttttggttCGTTATTGTTAGAAGATAAGATCTTATCAGCTGTTTTGGAGCTAAAAAGATAGATTGTGTAGGAGTTGAATCACTGTCTCGAGTAAAAATGTGGTTTGATTGAACCTTTAcgataagaaaataaagctCGTTTCTTGTTTGAGTTTGTGTTTGGCTCAGAATTTTATGAATCTAAGGTTTGATTAGTTGTTTAGGAACTAAGAAGATAGATGGTGTAGGAGTAGAATCTCTGTCTCGAGTTAAAATgtagtttgattttgattgaacCTTTACGATCCCCGAATAAACCTCATTTCTTGTTTGAGTTTGTGTTTGACTCGGAATTGTTAGATTCGAAGGCCTTCTCAGTTGTTTGGAACTAAGAAGATAGATTGTGGAGGACTGGAATCTCTGTTTTGGGTTGAAATGCATTTTGATTGAACCTTTTTTCGAATCTGTGTTTAAAACTAGGAAGGTGGATTGTTTAAAGCTTGGTACTGTATCGTTAGGATGTAAGATCCccgaaagtttttttttgttcgaaTCTGTGTTTTGGCGCGGTACCGTATCGATAGAATGTAAAATCTTATCAGCTGTTTAAAACTAGGAAGGTGGATTGTTTAAAGCTCGTTTCTTGACTTTGTTTTTGGCTCAGAATTGTTTGATTAGTTGTTTGTAACTAAGAAGATGGATTTTGGAATCTCTGTTTTCAGTTAAAATGCAATTTGATTTAACCTTTCTTTATCCGTATGTacagtttgtttttggttcgAATCTGTGTTTTGGCGCGGTACCGTATTGTTAGAATGTAAGATCTTATCAGCTGTTTAAAACTAGGAAGGTGGATTGTGTAGGATTAGAATCTACGTCTCAAGAAAAAGTGTAGTTTGATTGATCCTTTGTGATATGAAAACAATGCttgctttttgtttgaatctgTGTTTTAGCTTGTTATTGTATTGATATAACTTAGAATCTTTGATCGTATCAGCTGTTTAGAAGTAAGAAGATGGATTGTGGATGACTAGAATCTCTGTCTCAAGTTAATGTGGTTTGATTGATGCGTTGCAATccataaataaaacttcctttttgtttgagtttgtgTTGTTAGTTACTATGATCTTATCAGCTTTTTGGAACTAGGAATATGGAATGTGTTAGAATAGAATCTAATTAATTGAACCTCTGTGATCTGTGATTTGCACTTGGGGCGTATTCATTCAGTTAATACATATGTTCTTCTCGATTATTTCCAGATAACCGAGGTCAAAGATTTTGCGGGTCAAGAAATCGAAGTAAAGCGGTTAGTTGAAGCGGATTCAAAGGAAGCATTGGAGAGGGGAAACAAAggctcctcttcctcctcagCAGCGCCTTCAGCGGTTGATGCGGTTCTTGAGcagataaaaaagaaacaaaagctgagTGTTTTGGACAAGACGAAGAAAGATTGGGGAGAGTATAAGGAAGAACACAAAGGTGTTGAAGACGAGCTAGATAAGTACAAGAAAAGCTCGGATCAGTATCTCGACAAAGTTGGTTTCTTGGAGAGAGCTGATTACAGACagtttgagaaagagagagacgcTCGTTTAGCTCTTCAGTCCAAGAGAAGACACGATGATGTATGAAATGAAATGTGACCGACCCTTTTAACATgtatgaaatcattttctcaaGCCATTTTGGTCACATTCTTTCCATAGTCTAAACCGAGTTCCCGTTGCATGATTGATTCTGATTTTTTATGTCTCGTTCATAAGAATTGAGAACATCCTCTCTTGTAGGCCATGGACAATGAAATGGGCTTGTAATGCAAATGAAATCCCAACTTCTGAAGCccatgtttttatttcaacCCAATTATGAAACGAAACATCATTTCATTTGTGATCGCAATCTTTTCGTTCTtttgaccaacaaaaattaGCAAACTCAAATCCGTATTTAGGTCTGAAAGAAGACAGTGAGACTAATTGTTATGCTAATTTGGTTTTTCGACTGTATATGgcatttgaatattttatacCTAAAAATATCACTAATTGACCTGAATTTACCAAACTTAATACCTAATTTGGTTTTTCGACTGGCAttagctcaattggtaaagaccTTTGGCGAAGCTTAGAGGTCGCCGGTTCGAATGATGTTTGGGatgaaactaatattacatgatgtGGTTTCGGGCCTGGAAAAATTACGGGCTTCGGTCCAAAACCTCctgatattcaaaaaataaagaaaaaaaattagtagtaGGAAACTCCAATCTACAAAATATTCGGATGAATTAACGGTATCTTGAAAACGTCCAACTTAGGATAAAACCGATATAATAATAGGGCCACGttgaactaaataaatattccaTACACAAAAGACTTACAAGAACATGGTATGTACCATATACATCAACATTTATCACACCaattaatatttcaatttcCATATTATTTACGATTCTAGATTTAATATCTTTATCCGATTCTAAATCTTGGCAAACAAGAATCGGGTCAATCACAATCAAAAAACGTTTTCCATAAGAAAATCCCCTAAgatattcaaaatcaaaaccataattAATTCaacttcctctttctctcctttatATAATATCACCATCGACATATCTTATAACcgcaaccaaaaaaaaagttcttatcttttaaaacttatcTAAAGAGACTAAGCTTCTTTTGAGATGGCACCAACGGAGATGAACATCGAAAGAAAGGTAGAGGCTGACGTGGCGGTGATTCCTAATGATGGAAAAAGGGCTTACGTCACTTTCCTAGCTGGTAACCAAGACTATTGGATGGGTGTGGTTGGTTTAGCCAAGGGACTTCGTAAGGTGAAAGCAGCTTATCCTCTTGTTGTGGCTATGCTCCCAGACGTACCGAAAGAACACCGTCAAATCTTGGTGGCTCAAGGATGTATCATCCGGGAGATTGAACCGGTTTATCCGCCGGAAAACCAAGCTGGTTATGCTATGGCTTATTACGTTATCAACTACTCCAAGCTTCGAATTTGGGAGGTAGGATCTTACTTACATGCATATATCCGTATATCACTGTATCGGTTTTCTTTGTCAACTATCGTTTATTGCATGTAAACACGTACCCACAAATTACTTTGAGTGACACGTGGATTTGaatgtttgtgaattttttaacagaaacaaataataacGCTTATCATTTTATCTAACAAATAAATTGTCATGTGCCGTATACTAATcaagatttatatatagtcACAAATCTATAATAATAACGCTTATTATTATTCTCAGAAgttgttttaatttagtaaataaCATTTCAAGAACATATGTATAAAGTTTGTCTTAAGtcttatagtatatatattttattctaaCCATAtgattacatatataaatgcaGTTTGTGGAATATGAGAAGATGATATATTTAGATGGAGACATACAAGTGTTTAGCAACATCGATCATCTATTTGACACTCCATCTGGCTACTTGTACGCCGTCAAAGACTGTTTTTGCGAGGGTTCTTGGTCAAAAACACCTCAATACAAGATTGGTTACTGCCAACAGTCGCCCGAAAAAGTGAGGTGGCCGATGAACAGTCTTGGTCATGTGCCGCCATTGTATTTCAACGCGGGTATGTTGGTCTTTGAACCAAATCTCCTCACTTACGAGGATCTTCTTCAAACTGTTCAAGTCACCACTCCTACTTCATTCGCCGAACAGGTCCGATCAATTAGGATTTTTTAagacttttattttcattatttacatttattttacaaatctaatattattgtttatctatttataagattttctGAATATATACTTTAGAGATATTTACAAGCCAATCCCTTCGACGTACAACCTCGTACTAGCTATGCTTTGGCGTCATCCCGAATGCATTGACCTCGACCAAATCAATGTTGTTCATTATTGTGCTAAagtatgtttgtttttaatctcttaATAGGACTCTTGATATGTAATATAATAGATCATGTTACTAATTAATGTTGGTCATGTtaattttgaatcattttctAGGGCTCAAAACCTTGGAGATTCACTGGAGAAGAGGAGCATATGGACCGAGAAGATATTAAAATGTTGGTGAAAAAATGGTGGGACATTTATGAAGACACGAGTTTAGACTACAAGACATTTGTTGAGAACGAGTCGAAGCTGAATCCGATCGTTGCAGCCTTGGCCTCTAAAGAATCAGGTTGTGATGGTCTTACTAGCCTCGCTCCTTCCGCCGCAAAATCAAATCCCTAACATGCATGGAAGCTATCTTTTATCGCTTTCTTTTTAATGCAAGGTTTTAGCTATAtctataattttcttataattatatatagcaaacttcttttatgtttgtgAGATAAGAGTGGTTGGTCTTGTGTTTTTTCAAGACTTTTATTTCCATGACAACCTCGGCTACCCTTAATTTGCTTTTGTATCCCCCTCTCTTTTTAATAAGTAATCAATAATAAGAATGATAATGCTATTATGGCTTTAATCgccttctctttcatttttttttaaacaaccTAATAgattatttcaaatatttgtgtacatcaattttgaaaactattgGATTAGTAGAATGGTACTACCTACCTTTTTACATCAACTAGTTGTAGTTGATATCAGTAGTTTGGTTTTAACATCTATTAgtaatatttgttaatttaacCAAGGATTACTAAAATCCGAAAATATATCACTACTGATACTATGAAAGTACTATCGATCCCAAAATATCAATCGATAATCGATGTACAGTTACTGAGTGTTTGACTTGTTTGTTGTTAAATGGCATATAATCAAATAACCTTTCCTGGTATGATATTATATAGTAATTAGCGACTAATCCCATTAAATATCTCTTTATATCTGATATGGATCAAATGACTAATCCAtcaaataaattgatttataCGAGATAAATTGTTGCTACCTATGCTTAATGGCCTTTCTTAAAGaatgcaaattttatttagcaaaaaaaaagaatgcaaATTTTAGTATCGaagaataaatgaaaaaaaaaaaccatctAAGGAATTCtatataaaacatttcaatttgtattattTCGAAATGCCATAAATTTCTATTATCCAATTTGATCTTATATGGAAAATATATCTCATAGTATTACAAAACATAATTGTAACTAGAAGAAACCTCGCTTAAATTTTTGGATAATAAGCTATATTATACTCCTTCTGTTCTttattaattcatttcttagaaaaaaaaattgtttcaaaaagattattttttttagtttttctatgcactatttattaattattattgatgaattttaaattttaagacaaataattaaatatcattggcttaaaattatagaaaaatataaatcacaaaaataatatatttataatcagttttaatatgttttgtgtttttctagaaaatcaatgaaataaaatagagagaagaaatggtttgcattaaaatattttctttgatgatTTTCATACCAAGTTGAAAAGGTAAATTtaacttataaaataataaaaaaagctTGACTTGTTTCTTATAACGTATAAAATATAGATAGAGAGTTGTAATGCAGATCTATCAGTTTGGGCTTGTCGAAAAACTATGAGCTTTGGTGAGATTCAGACAAATGAGTTTGATCATGTTGCATATCATTAGCCAATGAGAAGAGACCATCAATCAAATTTGTGAGATACGATAACCTTGTGCGAGAATGAAGGAATCCTCGCAGGTCTGTTTAGAGCAATCCTAACGCAAGATACACTCACATAGAAACCTCCATCTGAATTTCCAGTTCCGAATCACCACCACCAAGAACAACTTCAttcttcaaaatatcaaaattattgaaaacGGTACGAAATCTGATTTGGTGCTTTACATTTATCCCTTGCTTAAGATATTTAATCACACCATCTTCCAAAACGTTACGTGGATTCTTAATCAGCCAGAACCCTACAAAAACGAATAATTTCTTAGTCTAACCATTTCCTCGTCTCCAAGATACTTTAATCAAATCAAGTCTTTGGACATTTGAAATATTTCAGTACCTATTTGATCCTCCATATACTCAATGAGTCTGAAGATATCCATACCCAACACCACCCTCATAGTCCTATCACGTTCCCTGGTGATTTTAAAACTAGTGTCGAAATCCTTGAATAGAACTAAACAAGCCATTTGGTAAACCTACCCATCTAATTCCTGCTTCTTTAGACAATATGTTACagtttcttcttacttctccaGCTTCAAT includes:
- a CDS encoding craniofacial development-like protein (FUNCTIONS IN: molecular_function unknown; INVOLVED IN: biological_process unknown; LOCATED IN: cellular_component unknown; EXPRESSED IN: 22 plant structures; EXPRESSED DURING: 13 growth stages; CONTAINS InterPro DOMAIN/s: Craniofacial development protein 1/Bucentaur (InterPro:IPR011421); Has 333 Blast hits to 324 proteins in 149 species: Archae - 0; Bacteria - 18; Metazoa - 117; Fungi - 96; Plants - 49; Viruses - 0; Other Eukaryotes - 53 (source: NCBI BLink).), encoding MGSHEQSPENNGSSTVSKKVADIWQRMNEGVPNKRVNFVSTALPAKNSANSNWKSYLGVNVKKKDTCVSDVQKSVLNHSCSEEAKSIAAAALAAVRNATVTAAAASSRGKIEITEVKDFAGQEIEVKRLVEADSKEALERGNKGSSSSSAAPSAVDAVLEQIKKKQKLSVLDKTKKDWGEYKEEHKGVEDELDKYKKSSDQYLDKVGFLERADYRQFEKERDARLALQSKRRHDDV
- the GolS10 gene encoding Nucleotide-diphospho-sugar transferases superfamily protein (Nucleotide-diphospho-sugar transferases superfamily protein; FUNCTIONS IN: transferase activity, transferring hexosyl groups, transferase activity, transferring glycosyl groups; INVOLVED IN: carbohydrate biosynthetic process; LOCATED IN: cellular_component unknown; EXPRESSED IN: male gametophyte; CONTAINS InterPro DOMAIN/s: Glycosyl transferase, family 8 (InterPro:IPR002495); BEST Arabidopsis thaliana protein match is: galactinol synthase 6 (TAIR:AT4G26250.1); Has 1045 Blast hits to 1044 proteins in 249 species: Archae - 0; Bacteria - 64; Metazoa - 246; Fungi - 211; Plants - 411; Viruses - 65; Other Eukaryotes - 48 (source: NCBI BLink).); protein product: MAPTEMNIERKVEADVAVIPNDGKRAYVTFLAGNQDYWMGVVGLAKGLRKVKAAYPLVVAMLPDVPKEHRQILVAQGCIIREIEPVYPPENQAGYAMAYYVINYSKLRIWEFVEYEKMIYLDGDIQVFSNIDHLFDTPSGYLYAVKDCFCEGSWSKTPQYKIGYCQQSPEKVRWPMNSLGHVPPLYFNAGMLVFEPNLLTYEDLLQTVQVTTPTSFAEQPIPSTYNLVLAMLWRHPECIDLDQINVVHYCAKGSKPWRFTGEEEHMDREDIKMLVKKWWDIYEDTSLDYKTFVENESKLNPIVAALASKESGCDGLTSLAPSAAKSNP
- the GolS10 gene encoding Nucleotide-diphospho-sugar transferases superfamily protein, giving the protein MAPTEMNIERKVEADVAVIPNDGKRAYVTFLAGNQDYWMGVVGLAKGLRKVKAAYPLVVAMLPDVPKEHRQILVAQGCIIREIEPVYPPENQAGYAMAYYVINYSKLRIWEFVEYEKMIYLDGDIQVFSNIDHLFDTPSGYLYAVKDCFCEGSWSKTPQYKIGYCQQSPEKVRWPMNSLGHVPPLYFNAGMLVFEPNLLTYEDLLQTVQVTTPTSFAEQRYLQANPFDVQPRTSYALASSRMH